One genomic segment of Arcobacter porcinus includes these proteins:
- a CDS encoding GspE/PulE family protein, with the protein MLKKFSLRKYNIKKTKFSSLKKIFDFKKFKEFNLEDFIKRNKEKVENLLNKDENSQVNLQSIIENMIKDKYNLKGGFSDLIVNEEKYANFVKNMGYEYFDSYKELQKHYVDTTGFLDDKKQELCSSMYMITLEDIKNKNKVIGIRDVVNLDFEVLSKFYFTKIIVLGEGVLSAIFGEDREIIFHQKADTESDEEIDKYFEKLMGQAILLGASDIHIQKTSRSAFLWFRIDGIKVDMGSMPIPIAKTLKRRLVTMADQEDSDFESINGVISYEYAKKPIKFRIGLINSKQNFSLVMRMIGGKGVVSHDLGGLNYPKDTIDILNNLTKYANGMILITGQVGSGKTHLMYALLQKLAKQQQYVVTIEDPVEYVDESFFQIDLSEFSTASEEFKYGYPEAVVDILRQDSNIILIGETREPQTAAQLVNASNLGQLVFSTMHTNSAPATVSRMTSSLGINEGDVVDNLRGIVSQRLVRKLCTSCCVPDGKGGNKKVGCEHCANSGFKGRVPIAEVVRFKIGSGGDFENPAEYMTVEKATMSQYNAGFITYEDAQAIIRGEEVWYD; encoded by the coding sequence ATGTTAAAAAAATTCTCATTAAGAAAATATAATATAAAAAAAACAAAGTTTAGCTCTTTAAAAAAGATATTTGATTTCAAAAAGTTCAAAGAGTTTAATCTAGAAGATTTTATTAAAAGAAATAAAGAAAAAGTTGAAAACCTTTTAAATAAAGATGAAAATAGTCAAGTTAACCTTCAATCAATAATTGAAAATATGATTAAAGATAAATACAATTTAAAAGGTGGTTTTTCTGATTTAATTGTAAATGAAGAGAAATATGCAAACTTTGTAAAAAACATGGGTTATGAATATTTTGATAGCTATAAAGAGTTACAAAAACACTATGTTGATACAACTGGTTTTTTAGATGATAAAAAACAAGAACTTTGTTCATCTATGTATATGATTACTCTTGAAGATATAAAAAACAAAAATAAAGTTATTGGAATAAGAGATGTTGTAAATTTAGATTTTGAAGTTTTAAGTAAATTCTACTTTACAAAAATCATTGTTCTTGGAGAAGGTGTTTTATCTGCTATTTTTGGTGAAGATAGAGAGATTATATTTCATCAAAAAGCTGATACAGAAAGTGATGAAGAGATTGATAAATATTTTGAAAAACTAATGGGACAAGCTATTTTACTTGGAGCTAGTGATATTCACATTCAAAAAACATCAAGAAGTGCTTTTTTATGGTTTAGAATTGATGGTATAAAAGTTGATATGGGTTCTATGCCAATTCCTATTGCTAAAACTTTAAAAAGAAGACTTGTAACAATGGCAGATCAAGAAGATTCAGATTTTGAATCTATTAATGGTGTTATTAGTTATGAGTATGCAAAAAAGCCTATTAAGTTTAGAATTGGTTTAATAAACTCAAAACAAAACTTCTCTTTGGTTATGAGGATGATTGGTGGTAAAGGTGTTGTTTCACACGATTTAGGTGGATTAAATTATCCTAAAGACACAATTGATATTTTAAATAATCTTACAAAGTATGCAAATGGAATGATACTAATAACAGGTCAAGTTGGAAGTGGAAAAACTCACTTAATGTATGCCCTACTTCAAAAACTTGCAAAACAGCAACAATATGTTGTTACTATTGAAGATCCTGTTGAATATGTTGATGAATCATTCTTCCAAATTGATTTATCTGAATTCTCAACTGCTAGTGAAGAGTTTAAGTATGGTTATCCTGAAGCTGTTGTTGATATTTTAAGACAAGATTCAAATATCATATTAATTGGAGAAACAAGAGAGCCACAAACAGCTGCACAACTTGTAAATGCTTCAAACTTAGGGCAACTTGTATTTTCTACAATGCATACAAACTCTGCTCCTGCAACCGTTTCAAGGATGACAAGTTCACTTGGAATAAATGAAGGAGATGTTGTAGATAACTTAAGAGGAATAGTTTCTCAAAGATTAGTTAGAAAACTTTGTACTAGTTGTTGCGTTCCTGATGGAAAAGGTGGAAATAAAAAAGTTGGTTGTGAACACTGTGCAAATAGTGGATTTAAAGGCCGAGTTCCAATAGCTGAAGTTGTAAGATTTAAAATTGGTTCAGGTGGAGATTTTGAAAATCCTGCTGAATATATGACAGTAGAAAAAGCAACAATGTCTCAATACAATGCTGGTTTTATAACATATGAAGATGCACAAGCTATTATAAGAGGAGAAGAAGTATGGTACGACTAG
- the lptB gene encoding LPS export ABC transporter ATP-binding protein, with amino-acid sequence MNNLRIENIKKNIKKTQILHGISLEVNTGEIVGLLGPNGAGKTTTFYTVCGLVKPSSGNVFFDNEDITALPLHKRALKGIGYLPQESSIFKELSVEDNLLLAAEIAYKDKETQEKRVEELLQLLNIEPIRQRKGVSLSGGERRRTEIARALVSNPKFLLLDEPFAGVDPIAVKDIQDLVKELTSFNIGVLITDHNVRETLQICDRAYVMKSGALLASGTSEEIKNDQRVKEHYLGEDFKFS; translated from the coding sequence ATGAATAATCTAAGAATAGAGAATATTAAAAAAAATATTAAAAAAACACAAATACTACACGGAATAAGTCTTGAAGTAAATACAGGCGAAATTGTTGGTCTTTTAGGACCAAATGGTGCTGGAAAAACAACAACTTTTTATACAGTTTGTGGTCTTGTAAAACCAAGTAGTGGAAATGTTTTTTTTGATAATGAAGATATAACAGCTCTTCCTTTACATAAAAGAGCATTAAAAGGAATTGGTTATTTACCTCAAGAATCATCAATTTTCAAAGAGTTAAGTGTTGAAGATAATCTTTTATTAGCAGCTGAAATTGCTTATAAAGATAAAGAGACTCAAGAAAAAAGAGTGGAAGAGCTTTTACAACTTTTAAATATTGAACCAATTAGACAAAGAAAAGGTGTTTCTTTATCAGGTGGAGAGAGAAGAAGAACTGAAATAGCAAGAGCTTTAGTTTCAAATCCAAAATTTCTTTTACTAGATGAACCATTTGCAGGAGTTGATCCAATAGCTGTAAAAGATATTCAAGATTTAGTAAAAGAGTTAACTTCTTTTAATATTGGAGTTTTAATAACAGACCACAATGTAAGAGAAACTCTGCAGATTTGTGATAGAGCTTATGTTATGAAAAGCGGTGCTCTACTTGCAAGTGGAACTTCTGAAGAGATTAAAAATGATCAAAGAGTAAAAGAACACTATTTAGGTGAAGATTTTAAATTTAGTTAA
- a CDS encoding IS256 family transposase, protein MKIEIDVEQFAKDIKAGKSIGGANGALGSLIKQLTEAALAAEIDSHLAQDLSNNRKNGYSSKTMKSDHGTFELDVPRDRNGNFEPEIVKKNQTTMTSEIEDKILSLFALGNSYSQIAKHIEDFYCVGFSKATISAVTDKIIPMLNDWKTRPLESVYPFVFLDAIHYKVKEDGKYIAKAFYTVLGVRVDGKKEVLGLYLNESEGAKFWLQVLTDLQNRGVKDILIASVDGLKGFPEAINSVFPNTEVQLCIVHQIRNSIKYVGSINQKQFAQELKSVYQAFTKDEALYELDKLEEKWGKKYPIVFQSWRNKWENLTVYFQYPEDIRRVIYTTNIIESVHRQFRTLTKTKGAFPNDDSLLKLLFMGIKNAQEKWTMPIRNWSLTLSQLAIHFEGRLDDSLNL, encoded by the coding sequence ATGAAAATAGAAATAGATGTAGAGCAATTTGCTAAAGATATAAAAGCTGGTAAAAGTATCGGTGGAGCAAATGGTGCTCTAGGCTCTTTAATCAAACAATTAACAGAAGCTGCACTTGCAGCTGAGATAGATTCACATCTTGCTCAAGATTTGAGTAATAATAGAAAAAATGGATATAGCTCAAAGACTATGAAAAGTGATCATGGAACATTCGAACTAGATGTTCCAAGAGATAGAAATGGTAACTTTGAACCAGAAATTGTAAAGAAAAATCAAACAACCATGACAAGTGAAATTGAAGATAAAATATTATCTTTGTTTGCACTAGGTAATAGCTATTCACAAATAGCAAAACATATAGAGGATTTTTATTGTGTAGGCTTCTCAAAAGCTACAATAAGTGCTGTAACAGATAAAATAATACCAATGCTTAATGATTGGAAAACAAGACCTCTAGAATCAGTATATCCATTTGTGTTTCTTGATGCAATTCATTATAAAGTAAAAGAAGATGGGAAATATATCGCTAAAGCTTTTTATACAGTTTTAGGAGTTAGAGTTGATGGTAAAAAAGAGGTATTAGGACTTTACTTGAATGAAAGTGAAGGAGCAAAGTTCTGGTTACAAGTTTTAACTGATTTACAAAATAGAGGTGTTAAAGATATTCTTATTGCTTCTGTTGATGGTTTAAAAGGATTTCCAGAAGCTATAAATTCTGTATTTCCAAATACCGAAGTACAACTTTGTATAGTTCATCAAATTAGGAATTCAATTAAATATGTTGGATCTATAAACCAAAAACAATTTGCACAAGAGTTAAAATCTGTATATCAAGCTTTTACAAAAGATGAAGCATTATATGAACTTGATAAACTTGAAGAAAAATGGGGTAAAAAATACCCTATAGTATTTCAATCCTGGAGAAATAAATGGGAAAATTTAACAGTTTATTTCCAATATCCTGAAGATATAAGAAGAGTAATTTATACTACAAATATTATTGAATCAGTACATAGACAATTTAGAACTTTAACTAAGACTAAGGGGGCTTTTCCAAATGATGATAGCTTACTAAAACTACTATTTATGGGTATAAAAAATGCTCAAGAAAAATGGACAATGCCAATTAGAAATTGGAGTTTAACTTTGTCTCAACTAGCCATCCACTTTGAAGGACGGCTTGATGATAGTTTAAATTTATGA
- a CDS encoding ABC-F family ATP-binding cassette domain-containing protein, translated as MIELINIQKTYPTQTLYQDLNLRLNKGDKVGLVGRNGTGKSTLFKLILGEEQADSGEIATPKNYKIGALKQYFDFTEKTLLDETALALSEDDKYNIYKAEKILFGLGFSEDDLQKEPKSFSGGYQIRINLAKLLLTEPNMLLLDEPTNYLDILSIRWLREFLKSFDGEVILITHDRDFMNSVCTHTMGIIRKDAFIIAGSTDKFFEQLASNEEHYEKQKIAQEKKIKDLEEFIAKNKARAATANLAQSKVKILEKMEIMDDLVFEKDLKFDFNYKDTSAKYLLEVKDVSFGYEKDNLLFKDITFALSKGETLGIIGKNGKGKSTLLNVIAEELKTLSGNISFHPSTVFGHFGQTNINHLNQNNTIIEEIQSVNNKIPESVIRNICGIMMFSGDNAKKKISLLSGGEKSRVMLGKIIAKDVNLLFLDEPTNHLDIESIEALTNAIKEFSGSSIIVTHSEELLRAVCDRLIVFTNDGADYFNGTYDEFLEKIGWGDDIDDKKPTKTDSKSKETKDKPKINKKESKRLRAELVAKKSQDLKPLKTQIEELEKEASTLFGVDKTKVENSILEIMQKIESINQEFEEKMSELS; from the coding sequence ATGATAGAACTAATAAATATACAAAAAACTTATCCAACACAAACTTTGTATCAAGACTTGAATTTAAGATTAAACAAAGGCGATAAAGTAGGGCTTGTAGGAAGAAATGGTACAGGAAAATCAACACTTTTTAAACTAATTTTGGGAGAAGAACAAGCTGATAGTGGAGAGATAGCAACACCAAAAAATTATAAAATTGGTGCATTGAAACAGTATTTTGATTTCACAGAAAAAACACTTTTAGATGAAACTGCTTTAGCTTTGAGTGAAGATGATAAATATAATATTTATAAAGCAGAGAAGATATTATTTGGACTTGGATTTAGTGAAGATGATTTACAAAAAGAGCCAAAATCTTTTTCAGGTGGTTATCAAATAAGAATTAACCTTGCAAAACTTCTTCTAACAGAGCCAAATATGTTGCTTCTTGATGAGCCTACAAACTACCTTGATATTCTTTCAATAAGATGGCTTAGAGAGTTTTTAAAATCTTTTGATGGAGAAGTTATACTTATCACTCACGATAGAGATTTTATGAATAGTGTTTGTACACATACAATGGGAATTATTAGAAAAGATGCATTTATAATTGCTGGAAGTACAGATAAGTTTTTTGAGCAATTAGCTTCAAATGAAGAGCACTATGAAAAACAAAAAATTGCTCAAGAAAAAAAGATAAAAGATCTTGAAGAGTTTATTGCAAAGAATAAAGCAAGAGCAGCAACTGCAAATTTAGCTCAATCAAAAGTTAAAATTTTGGAAAAAATGGAAATTATGGATGATTTAGTTTTTGAAAAAGATTTAAAATTTGATTTCAACTATAAAGATACAAGTGCAAAATATCTGCTTGAGGTAAAAGATGTAAGTTTTGGATATGAAAAAGATAATTTGCTATTTAAAGATATAACTTTTGCATTAAGCAAAGGAGAAACACTTGGAATTATAGGAAAAAATGGAAAAGGAAAATCAACACTTTTAAATGTAATTGCAGAAGAGTTAAAAACATTAAGTGGAAATATAAGTTTTCATCCAAGTACAGTTTTTGGGCATTTTGGACAAACAAATATAAATCATCTAAATCAAAATAATACAATTATTGAAGAGATTCAAAGTGTAAATAATAAAATTCCAGAGTCTGTTATTAGAAATATTTGTGGAATTATGATGTTTAGTGGAGATAATGCAAAGAAAAAAATCTCACTTTTATCAGGTGGAGAGAAATCAAGAGTAATGCTTGGAAAAATTATTGCAAAAGATGTAAATCTTCTTTTCCTTGATGAACCTACAAACCACCTAGATATTGAATCAATAGAAGCACTTACAAATGCTATAAAAGAGTTTTCTGGTTCAAGTATCATTGTAACTCACAGTGAAGAGCTTTTAAGAGCTGTTTGTGATAGATTGATTGTATTTACAAATGATGGAGCAGATTATTTTAATGGAACTTATGATGAGTTTTTAGAAAAAATAGGTTGGGGCGATGATATTGATGATAAAAAACCTACAAAAACTGATAGTAAAAGTAAAGAGACTAAAGATAAACCAAAAATAAATAAAAAAGAGAGCAAAAGATTAAGAGCTGAATTAGTGGCTAAAAAGAGTCAAGATTTAAAACCTTTAAAAACACAAATTGAAGAGCTAGAAAAAGAGGCTTCAACTCTGTTTGGAGTAGATAAGACTAAAGTTGAAAACTCTATTTTGGAGATTATGCAAAAAATAGAAAGTATAAATCAAGAGTTTGAAGAGAAAATGAGTGAGCTCTCTTAA
- the tsaE gene encoding tRNA (adenosine(37)-N6)-threonylcarbamoyltransferase complex ATPase subunit type 1 TsaE, producing MKIKEFLLKEDEIIDLIDYLKSILENQDKIILLKGDLASGKTTLVRNFVKSLDIEDYVNSPTFSLQVVYSDNIFHYDLYNKTLQDFIALGMLEEFEKDGLHFIEWADESLENILSDYGFSFLKIEIEKKDNKRLYKIYE from the coding sequence TTGAAAATAAAAGAGTTTTTACTAAAAGAAGATGAAATAATAGATTTAATAGATTATCTAAAATCTATTCTAGAAAATCAAGATAAAATTATCCTTTTAAAAGGTGATTTAGCAAGTGGGAAAACAACACTTGTAAGAAATTTTGTAAAATCTTTAGATATAGAAGACTATGTAAACTCTCCTACTTTTTCACTTCAAGTAGTTTATTCTGATAATATTTTTCACTATGATTTATATAATAAAACTTTACAAGATTTTATAGCTTTAGGAATGCTTGAAGAGTTTGAAAAAGATGGTTTACATTTTATAGAGTGGGCAGATGAAAGTTTAGAAAATATTTTAAGTGATTATGGATTTTCATTTTTAAAAATAGAGATTGAGAAAAAAGATAATAAAAGGTTGTATAAAATTTATGAATAA